One Kineococcus aurantiacus genomic window carries:
- a CDS encoding PfkB family carbohydrate kinase has product MPPTETTTPSRVVCVGEALVVLTPTDDVPLAEAATFTRSVGGAELNVALTLGHLGIDVAWVSRLGDDGFGEHVRALAGSAGVDVSAVATDPDRPTGLYVKVPGTAADGTRRSRMHYYRSGSAASALSPEFLDEPAVAGVLASAGTVHVSGITPGLSDSAARFCAELARRTRAAGATLSVDLNHRPVLWRGRDDAPLRALAEAADELLLGADEARAVFGTDDPARLRARFGHARRVLLKQEEHGVLVLEPGEPDRHVPALDVDVVEPVGAGDAFAAGYLAARSRGADPDDAVRFGHRCAAAALVVRGDRPAHVPALT; this is encoded by the coding sequence GTGCCGCCGACGGAGACCACCACGCCCTCCCGGGTCGTCTGCGTCGGGGAGGCCCTGGTCGTCCTGACGCCCACCGACGACGTCCCCCTGGCCGAGGCCGCCACGTTCACGCGTTCCGTGGGCGGCGCCGAGCTCAACGTCGCCCTCACCCTGGGCCACCTCGGCATCGACGTCGCCTGGGTCTCGCGGCTGGGCGACGACGGTTTCGGCGAGCACGTCCGGGCGCTGGCCGGCAGCGCGGGCGTCGACGTCAGCGCCGTGGCCACCGACCCCGACCGCCCCACGGGCCTGTACGTCAAGGTCCCCGGTACCGCGGCCGACGGGACGCGGCGTTCACGGATGCACTACTACCGCAGCGGGTCCGCAGCCTCCGCCCTGTCCCCGGAGTTCCTCGACGAACCGGCCGTCGCCGGTGTCCTGGCCTCGGCGGGCACGGTCCACGTCAGCGGGATCACCCCGGGCCTGTCGGACTCCGCGGCGCGGTTCTGCGCCGAGCTGGCCCGCCGCACCCGGGCGGCGGGCGCGACCCTGTCGGTCGACCTGAACCACCGCCCCGTCCTGTGGCGGGGCCGCGACGACGCACCGCTGCGCGCCCTGGCCGAGGCCGCCGACGAGCTGCTGCTGGGCGCCGACGAGGCGCGCGCGGTGTTCGGGACGGACGACCCCGCCCGGCTGCGCGCGCGGTTCGGCCACGCCCGCCGGGTGCTGCTGAAGCAGGAGGAGCACGGGGTCCTCGTCCTGGAACCGGGCGAACCCGACCGGCACGTCCCGGCCCTGGACGTCGACGTCGTCGAACCCGTGGGCGCCGGGGACGCCTTCGCCGCGGGGTACCTGGCCGCCCGGTCCCGCGGCGCCGACCCCGACGACGCCGTGCGCTTCGGCCACCGGTGCGCCGCAGCGGCTCTCGTCGTCCGCGGTGACCGTCCCGCGCACGTGCCCGCCCTCACCTGA
- the gap gene encoding type I glyceraldehyde-3-phosphate dehydrogenase, with protein MTRIAINGFGRIGRNTLRALLSRDTDLQVVAVNDLTAPESLAHLLRYDSSLGKFDGTVEVDGPNLVVNGQTVRVLAERDPANLPWAELGVDLVLESTGRFTSADAAKAHLAAGARKVLVSAPADGADVTLAYGVNTDAYDAERHVVVSNASCTTNALAPLAKVLDDLAGIEHGFMTTVHAYTQEQNLQDGPHRDPRRARAAGVNIVPTSTGAAKAIGLVLPQLDGKLSGDSIRVPVPVGSIVELNTTVARDVTREEVVEAYRTAAAGALRGVLEFSDEPLVSSDITGNPHSSIFDSALTRVDGRHVKVVAWYDNEWGFSNRVIDTLELLSAR; from the coding sequence ATGACACGGATCGCCATCAACGGGTTCGGCCGCATCGGCCGCAACACCCTGCGTGCCCTCCTCTCGCGCGACACCGACCTGCAGGTCGTCGCCGTCAACGACCTCACCGCCCCCGAGTCCCTCGCGCACCTGCTGCGCTACGACTCCTCCCTCGGGAAGTTCGACGGCACCGTCGAGGTCGACGGCCCGAACCTCGTCGTCAACGGGCAGACCGTCCGCGTCCTGGCCGAGCGCGACCCCGCGAACCTGCCCTGGGCCGAGCTCGGGGTCGACCTCGTCCTGGAGTCCACCGGCCGGTTCACCTCCGCCGACGCCGCCAAGGCCCACCTGGCCGCCGGTGCCCGCAAGGTCCTCGTCTCCGCACCCGCCGACGGGGCCGACGTCACCCTCGCCTACGGCGTCAACACCGACGCCTACGACGCCGAGCGCCACGTCGTCGTCTCCAACGCCTCCTGCACCACCAACGCCCTCGCCCCGCTGGCCAAGGTCCTCGACGACCTCGCCGGCATCGAGCACGGGTTCATGACGACCGTCCACGCCTACACGCAGGAGCAGAACCTGCAGGACGGCCCGCACCGCGACCCCCGCCGGGCGCGCGCGGCCGGCGTGAACATCGTCCCCACGAGCACGGGCGCCGCCAAGGCCATCGGCCTCGTCCTGCCCCAGCTCGACGGCAAGCTGTCCGGCGACTCCATCCGCGTCCCCGTCCCCGTCGGCTCGATCGTCGAGCTGAACACGACGGTGGCGCGCGACGTCACCCGCGAGGAGGTCGTCGAGGCCTACCGCACCGCGGCCGCCGGTGCGCTGCGGGGGGTCCTGGAGTTCTCCGACGAGCCGCTGGTCTCCAGCGACATCACCGGGAACCCGCACTCGTCGATCTTCGACTCCGCGCTGACCCGCGTCGACGGCAGGCACGTCAAGGTCGTCGCCTGGTACGACAACGAGTGGGGTTTCTCCAACCGCGTCATCGACACGCTGGAACTGCTCAGCGCACGGTGA
- a CDS encoding DJ-1/PfpI family protein gives MHRVAVLVLDGAKPLDVGIPAQVFSHRPSMPYELRVCGAAPGLVRGGEGLSYHVDSGLETFAWAQTIFIPGYREPATTEPPAAVVQALRAAHGRGARVAAISTGAFALAATGLLDGKRATTHWHYTRALAQRHPRVRVDENVLFVDEGDVLTSAGAASGIDLCLHLLRRDHGVGAANHVARRLVAAPYRSGGQAQYVPRSVPEGVGEVFAATREWALRHLAEPLTLDALAQHASVSARTFSRRFVENTGYTPMQWVLRARVDAARELLERTDLSVEQVAARVGLGTGANLRLHFGRVLGTSPTEYRHTFSE, from the coding sequence GTGCACAGGGTCGCGGTGCTCGTCCTGGACGGGGCGAAACCCCTGGACGTCGGGATCCCGGCGCAGGTCTTCTCCCACCGTCCCTCGATGCCGTACGAGCTGCGGGTGTGCGGTGCGGCCCCGGGCCTCGTGCGCGGCGGGGAGGGGTTGTCGTACCACGTCGACTCGGGCCTGGAGACGTTCGCGTGGGCCCAGACGATCTTCATCCCCGGCTACCGGGAACCCGCCACGACCGAACCCCCGGCCGCCGTCGTGCAGGCCCTGCGCGCCGCCCACGGGCGCGGGGCCCGGGTCGCGGCCATCTCCACGGGCGCGTTCGCGCTCGCCGCGACGGGGCTGCTCGACGGCAAGAGGGCCACGACGCACTGGCACTACACGCGCGCGCTCGCGCAGCGCCACCCGCGCGTGCGGGTCGACGAGAACGTCCTGTTCGTCGACGAGGGCGACGTCCTGACGTCGGCGGGGGCCGCCTCGGGCATCGACCTGTGCCTGCACCTGCTGCGGCGCGACCACGGCGTCGGGGCCGCCAACCACGTCGCGCGCCGGCTCGTCGCGGCGCCCTACCGCAGCGGCGGGCAGGCCCAGTACGTCCCGCGCAGCGTCCCCGAGGGCGTCGGGGAGGTGTTCGCCGCGACCCGCGAGTGGGCCCTGCGCCACCTGGCCGAACCCCTCACGCTGGACGCCCTGGCCCAGCACGCCAGCGTCTCGGCGCGCACGTTCTCCCGCCGGTTCGTGGAGAACACCGGTTACACCCCGATGCAGTGGGTGCTGCGGGCCCGCGTCGACGCCGCCCGCGAACTGCTGGAACGCACCGACCTGTCGGTCGAGCAGGTCGCGGCCCGGGTGGGGCTGGGCACGGGGGCGAACCTGCGGCTGCACTTCGGCCGGGTGCTGGGGACGTCGCCGACGGAGTACCGGCACACGTTCTCCGAGTAG
- a CDS encoding methyl-accepting chemotaxis protein, translating into MNRLRDLNVASKLFAGFGLVCLLLAVVVGLGSNRLLGSQASLREVAGTGLASVQDIGQVRAAFLQIRLDVTSAALTTNDQQTAQQLSTLAADDEVLDEALAAYADSNPPVTEEDFADLTDLVQQYRTAREGLIAAAKAHDTDAYIAVRSATVAPVAEKITEHLESMLQVELDNAARMADEGDRDVRRAVTLLLVIGAIALVVAVVVAAVVARSISTPLARTLTVVRGLADGRLDQRVGITTRDEVGQLAAAVDTTMDRLTDTMRRIAGEAVTLAASSEELNTVATQLSSGAEEAATQAQVVSAATEQISANIGTVAAAGDQMSSAIREIATSTADASATAANAVAAASTAGETLDRLSASSREIGDVVKLITSIAEQTNLLALNATIEAARAGEMGKGFAVVAGEVKELAQQTARATEEIVGRVNATQTDAASAAAAITEITEVIARIDGLQATIAAAVEEQSATTSEMVRNVTEVSTGSQQIAVNISGIAASADQTTSGATHTASTAGEVSRAAAQLNDLVASFTLPR; encoded by the coding sequence GTGAACCGACTGCGCGACCTGAACGTCGCCTCCAAGCTCTTCGCCGGCTTCGGCCTCGTCTGCCTGCTGCTGGCCGTGGTCGTCGGTCTGGGCAGCAACCGCCTGCTGGGCTCCCAGGCCAGCCTGCGGGAGGTCGCCGGGACCGGGCTGGCCTCCGTGCAGGACATCGGTCAGGTGCGGGCGGCCTTCCTCCAGATCCGCCTGGACGTCACGTCCGCCGCGCTGACCACCAACGACCAGCAGACCGCTCAGCAGCTGAGCACGCTGGCCGCCGACGACGAGGTGCTCGACGAGGCGCTGGCCGCGTACGCCGACTCCAACCCCCCGGTCACCGAGGAGGACTTCGCCGACCTGACCGACCTGGTGCAGCAGTACCGCACCGCCCGGGAGGGCCTCATCGCCGCGGCGAAGGCCCACGACACCGACGCCTACATCGCGGTGCGCAGCGCCACGGTGGCCCCCGTCGCCGAGAAGATCACCGAGCACCTGGAATCGATGCTGCAGGTGGAGCTGGACAACGCCGCCCGGATGGCCGACGAGGGCGACCGCGACGTGCGCCGCGCGGTGACGCTGCTGCTGGTCATCGGCGCCATCGCCCTGGTCGTGGCCGTCGTGGTCGCCGCCGTGGTCGCCCGCTCCATCTCCACCCCCCTGGCCCGCACCCTCACCGTCGTGCGCGGCCTGGCCGACGGCCGCCTGGACCAGCGCGTCGGCATCACCACCCGCGACGAGGTCGGCCAGCTGGCCGCCGCCGTGGACACCACCATGGACCGCCTGACCGACACCATGCGCCGCATCGCCGGCGAAGCGGTCACCCTGGCCGCCTCCAGCGAAGAACTGAACACCGTCGCCACCCAGCTGTCGTCGGGCGCCGAGGAAGCCGCCACCCAGGCCCAGGTCGTCTCCGCCGCCACCGAACAGATCTCGGCCAACATCGGCACCGTCGCCGCCGCCGGGGACCAGATGAGCTCAGCCATCCGCGAGATCGCCACCTCCACCGCCGACGCCTCGGCCACCGCCGCCAACGCCGTGGCCGCCGCCTCCACCGCCGGGGAGACCCTGGACCGCCTCTCGGCCTCCTCCCGCGAGATCGGCGACGTCGTCAAGCTCATCACCTCCATCGCCGAGCAGACCAACCTGCTCGCGTTGAACGCCACCATCGAAGCGGCCCGCGCCGGGGAGATGGGCAAGGGCTTCGCCGTGGTCGCCGGTGAAGTGAAGGAGCTGGCCCAGCAGACCGCCCGGGCCACGGAGGAGATCGTGGGGCGGGTCAACGCCACCCAGACCGACGCGGCCTCGGCGGCGGCGGCGATCACCGAGATCACCGAGGTCATCGCCCGCATCGACGGGCTGCAGGCCACCATCGCCGCGGCGGTGGAGGAGCAGTCCGCCACCACCAGCGAGATGGTCCGCAACGTCACCGAGGTCTCCACCGGCTCCCAGCAGATCGCGGTGAACATCTCCGGCATCGCCGCCTCGGCCGACCAGACCACCTCCGGGGCCACCCACACCGCCTCCACCGCCGGTGAGGTCTCCCGGGCCGCGGCCCAGCTGAACGACCTGGTCGCCTCCTTCACCCTGCCCCGCTGA
- a CDS encoding prolyl oligopeptidase family serine peptidase, whose amino-acid sequence MEPHGSWTSPLRAADVAASGLRLSGVALDADGTVWWSEGRPAEGGRVAVLHRDPGGGVVEWAPSLDARTRVHEYGGGSWGVLPGGGLVLASAADQRWFHVTASGAAPQPLVPADGVRYADPAPWGQGVVLVAEDVSGEVPRRALVHVPLDGSGPRELFAGPRFLAAPRVSPDGTRLVWISWEHPDMPWQRTLLWTAGLRDGALVDPRVLAGADRRESLVHPGFAPDGTVLVVSDRSGFWNLYEVGDSLRAVHPEDAEQGFPPWTFGTTSWAALDEDRVALVHAAGVGYRLDVVHRRTGALTALDLPFTAFAATLAAAGGRVAAIAASPTAPAAVVVVDGPRHEVARVSAAAPDPAYLPVPQALRVPSGERTVHAHRYPPTHPDHPAPGPAPHVLFVHGGPTAQSQAACSPEVAFFTSRGIGVVDVQYGGSTGYGRAYREALDGNWGVVDVEDCAAVARWLVAEGLAPAGRVGIRGGSAGGFTVLAALTGTDAFSAGTSYYGVADLRALAEDTHDFESRYLDSLVGPLPEAAELYAERAPLNHVDGLNCPVLLLQGADDPVVPLNQAEAFADALRRKGLPHALVVFPGEQHGFRRAENVTASLEAELSFYGQVWGFDPPGVPRLTVR is encoded by the coding sequence GTGGAACCGCACGGATCGTGGACCTCGCCCCTGCGGGCCGCCGACGTCGCCGCCTCCGGGCTGCGGCTGTCCGGGGTCGCCCTGGACGCCGACGGCACCGTGTGGTGGTCCGAGGGCCGCCCCGCCGAGGGGGGCCGCGTCGCGGTCCTGCACCGCGACCCCGGCGGCGGGGTCGTCGAGTGGGCCCCGTCGCTGGACGCCCGCACCCGCGTCCACGAGTACGGCGGCGGGTCGTGGGGCGTGCTGCCGGGCGGCGGGCTGGTGCTGGCCTCGGCCGCCGACCAGCGCTGGTTCCACGTCACCGCCTCCGGGGCCGCGCCGCAGCCCCTGGTGCCCGCCGACGGCGTCCGGTACGCCGACCCCGCCCCGTGGGGGCAGGGGGTCGTGCTGGTCGCCGAGGACGTCTCCGGCGAGGTGCCGCGCCGCGCCCTGGTCCACGTGCCCCTGGACGGGTCCGGGCCGCGGGAGCTGTTCGCGGGCCCGCGGTTCCTCGCGGCGCCGCGGGTGTCGCCGGACGGGACGCGGCTGGTGTGGATCAGCTGGGAGCACCCGGACATGCCGTGGCAGCGGACGCTGCTGTGGACGGCGGGGCTGCGCGACGGCGCGCTGGTCGACCCGCGCGTCCTGGCCGGGGCCGACCGGCGCGAGTCCCTCGTCCACCCGGGTTTCGCCCCGGACGGGACGGTGCTCGTCGTCAGCGACCGCAGCGGTTTCTGGAACCTGTACGAGGTGGGTGACTCGCTGCGGGCGGTGCACCCCGAGGACGCCGAGCAGGGTTTCCCGCCGTGGACGTTCGGGACGACGTCGTGGGCGGCCCTGGACGAGGACCGGGTCGCGCTGGTCCACGCCGCGGGCGTGGGGTACCGGCTGGACGTGGTGCACCGGCGCACGGGGGCGCTGACCGCGCTGGACCTGCCGTTCACGGCGTTCGCGGCCACCCTGGCCGCGGCCGGTGGGCGCGTCGCGGCGATCGCCGCCTCGCCCACGGCGCCGGCCGCCGTGGTGGTCGTCGACGGTCCCCGCCACGAGGTGGCGCGCGTCTCGGCGGCGGCCCCGGACCCGGCGTACCTGCCCGTCCCGCAGGCCCTGCGGGTGCCCAGCGGGGAGCGGACCGTGCACGCGCACCGCTACCCGCCGACGCACCCGGACCACCCCGCGCCGGGGCCTGCGCCGCACGTCCTGTTCGTGCACGGCGGGCCGACGGCGCAGTCGCAGGCCGCGTGCTCCCCGGAGGTCGCGTTCTTCACCTCGCGCGGCATCGGCGTGGTGGACGTGCAGTACGGCGGTTCGACGGGGTACGGGCGCGCCTACCGCGAGGCGCTGGACGGGAACTGGGGGGTCGTCGACGTCGAGGACTGCGCGGCCGTCGCGCGCTGGCTCGTCGCCGAGGGGCTCGCCCCGGCGGGGCGGGTGGGGATCCGCGGCGGCAGCGCGGGGGGTTTCACGGTGCTGGCCGCGCTGACGGGGACCGACGCGTTCTCCGCCGGGACGAGCTACTACGGCGTCGCGGACCTGCGGGCGCTGGCCGAGGACACCCACGACTTCGAGTCCCGGTACCTGGACTCCCTCGTGGGTCCCCTGCCGGAGGCGGCGGAGCTGTACGCCGAGCGCGCGCCGCTGAACCACGTCGACGGGCTGAACTGCCCCGTCCTGCTGCTGCAGGGCGCCGACGACCCGGTGGTCCCGCTGAACCAGGCCGAGGCGTTCGCCGACGCCCTGCGCCGCAAGGGTCTGCCGCACGCCCTGGTGGTGTTCCCGGGCGAGCAGCACGGTTTCCGGCGGGCCGAGAACGTCACCGCCTCGCTGGAGGCGGAGCTGTCGTTCTACGGGCAGGTGTGGGGTTTCGACCCGCCGGGGGTGCCGCGGCTCACCGTGCGCTGA
- a CDS encoding response regulator: MRVVLADDSVLLREGIALVLGDAGHEVVAAVGDGPALVAAVLRERPDVALVDVRMPPTHTDEGLRAAVEVRRSWPGAAVLVLSQYVEVSYADELLGSGSGEAGTGYLLKDRVSDLEEFLTAVTTVAGGGTVLDPLVVRQLMGRRRDPLADLTPRELEVLGLMAQGRSNAAVAAALNVTLGGVEKHTQRIFAKLGLTDDETTHRRVQAVVRYLRAG; this comes from the coding sequence GTGCGGGTCGTGCTGGCCGACGACTCGGTGCTGCTGCGCGAGGGCATCGCGCTCGTGCTCGGCGACGCCGGGCACGAGGTCGTCGCGGCCGTCGGCGACGGTCCCGCCCTCGTGGCGGCGGTGCTGCGCGAACGTCCCGACGTGGCGCTCGTCGACGTGCGGATGCCCCCCACCCACACCGACGAGGGGTTGCGGGCGGCCGTGGAGGTGCGGCGGTCGTGGCCCGGCGCCGCGGTGCTGGTGCTGTCGCAGTACGTCGAGGTCTCCTACGCCGACGAGCTCCTGGGCTCCGGCTCGGGCGAGGCGGGCACGGGCTACCTGCTGAAGGACCGCGTCAGCGACCTGGAGGAGTTCCTCACGGCGGTCACGACCGTCGCCGGTGGCGGGACGGTGCTCGACCCGCTCGTGGTGCGCCAGCTCATGGGGCGGCGCCGGGACCCGCTGGCCGACCTGACGCCCCGCGAGCTCGAGGTGCTCGGGCTGATGGCGCAGGGCCGGTCGAACGCGGCCGTCGCGGCGGCGCTGAACGTCACCCTCGGCGGGGTCGAGAAGCACACGCAGCGGATCTTCGCCAAGCTCGGCCTCACCGACGACGAGACGACGCACCGGCGGGTGCAGGCGGTGGTCCGGTACCTGCGGGCGGGCTGA
- a CDS encoding DUF1731 domain-containing protein — MKIVLPGGTGQVGGVLRRALAARGDEVVVLSRHPVTLEPGVRHVVWDGRTVGAWAREVDGADAVVNLAGRTVSCRYTDANLRQMMDSRVESTRAVGEAVRRAQRPPRTWLQMSTATVYADSRSRGNDLPHDEAGGVLGGEEPDVPLYWEYSVRIARRWEEAQAAADTPATRKVALRTAMVMTPDRGGIFDYLSWMARLGLGGAVAGGGQYVSWIHGDDFVRAVEFLLEREDLDGPVNLSAPGPVPQREFMRTLRRAWGHRPGLPATRLMAEVGALVLRTDTELLLKSRRVVPGRLIESGFAFTHPRWRGAAIDLVDGARRR, encoded by the coding sequence GTGAAGATCGTGCTCCCGGGCGGGACGGGTCAGGTCGGTGGGGTGCTGCGCCGGGCGCTGGCGGCCCGCGGCGACGAGGTGGTCGTGCTGAGCCGGCACCCGGTGACGCTGGAACCCGGTGTGCGGCACGTGGTGTGGGACGGGCGGACGGTCGGCGCGTGGGCGCGGGAGGTCGACGGCGCCGACGCCGTGGTGAACCTCGCCGGGCGCACCGTGAGCTGCCGCTACACCGACGCGAACCTGCGGCAGATGATGGACTCGCGCGTCGAGTCCACCCGGGCGGTGGGCGAGGCGGTCCGCCGCGCGCAGCGGCCGCCGCGGACGTGGCTGCAGATGAGCACGGCCACCGTGTACGCCGACTCCCGCAGCCGCGGGAACGACCTGCCCCACGACGAGGCGGGCGGTGTCCTGGGCGGGGAGGAACCGGACGTCCCGCTGTACTGGGAGTACAGCGTGCGGATCGCCCGGCGCTGGGAGGAGGCGCAGGCCGCGGCGGACACCCCCGCGACCCGGAAGGTCGCGCTGCGCACGGCGATGGTCATGACGCCCGACCGCGGCGGGATCTTCGACTACCTGTCGTGGATGGCGCGCCTGGGTCTGGGCGGTGCCGTCGCGGGCGGCGGGCAGTACGTGTCGTGGATCCACGGGGACGACTTCGTGCGCGCGGTGGAGTTCCTGCTGGAGCGCGAGGACCTCGACGGGCCCGTGAACCTCTCGGCGCCGGGCCCGGTCCCGCAGCGGGAGTTCATGCGCACGCTGCGGCGCGCGTGGGGGCACCGGCCGGGCCTGCCCGCCACCCGGCTCATGGCCGAGGTGGGGGCGCTGGTGCTGCGCACCGACACCGAGCTGCTGCTGAAGAGCCGCCGCGTCGTCCCGGGCCGCCTGATCGAGTCGGGTTTCGCGTTCACCCACCCGCGGTGGCGGGGGGCCGCGATCGACCTCGTGGACGGCGCGCGCCGCCGCTGA
- the eda gene encoding bifunctional 4-hydroxy-2-oxoglutarate aldolase/2-dehydro-3-deoxy-phosphogluconate aldolase: MSVLDLSPVIPVVVLDDPDRAVPLARALLAGGVGVLELTLRTPTALESLRRIAAEVPDVHLGAGTCVRPADVHAAVGAGARFVVSPGTTPSLVAAARDAGVPLLPGVATVSEALQALEMGVSELKFFPAEQSGGAAFLAALRSPLPGLRFCPTGGVTAANAPDYLALGNVGCVGGSWLTPDDAVRAGDFDRVRDLAAAAAGLRG; this comes from the coding sequence GTGAGCGTCCTGGACCTGTCCCCCGTCATCCCCGTCGTCGTCCTCGACGACCCCGACCGCGCCGTGCCGCTGGCCCGGGCCCTGCTCGCCGGGGGTGTCGGCGTCCTGGAGCTGACCCTGCGCACCCCCACGGCCCTGGAGTCCCTGCGGCGCATCGCCGCGGAGGTCCCCGACGTCCACCTCGGCGCCGGGACCTGCGTGCGCCCGGCGGACGTGCACGCGGCCGTCGGCGCCGGCGCCCGGTTCGTGGTCTCCCCGGGGACCACCCCGTCCCTGGTGGCCGCCGCGCGCGACGCCGGGGTCCCGCTGCTGCCGGGGGTCGCCACGGTCTCCGAGGCGCTGCAGGCCCTGGAGATGGGCGTGTCGGAGCTGAAGTTCTTCCCCGCCGAGCAGTCCGGCGGGGCCGCGTTCCTGGCCGCTCTGCGCTCACCGCTGCCCGGGCTGCGGTTCTGCCCCACCGGCGGCGTCACCGCGGCCAACGCCCCGGACTACCTCGCGCTGGGGAACGTCGGGTGCGTCGGCGGGAGCTGGCTGACGCCCGACGACGCCGTGCGCGCCGGGGACTTCGACCGGGTCCGCGACCTGGCCGCCGCGGCGGCCGGCCTGCGGGGCTGA
- a CDS encoding sensor domain-containing protein has product MIENPPRPRVPLLRRFAHDNAFVVSGLGLGVAGLVVVVTGVSLAAGLLVLWVGVPVLAGTLLAARGLAHVQRDQLRHRLHRAAPTPTYLRAAPGAGRVRRWLTPLQDPQSWFDAAWALLAFVTGTVAFVVVVTWWAVCLGGLTYWSWQQWLPEGGTTVAGLLGWGSDQRTESLLHLGIGVVATLLLPWVLRGCAALHGGVADVLLCSRARLQSDVQRVVDSRAAARGAEAQSLRRLERDLHDGPQQGVVRLALDISRARRQLTTDPDRAGRILDEALVRARGTTEELRALSRGIAPPLLVDRGLAAALGELLQRSPIPTTCTLDVPEDLPPHVETAVYFAVAEALTNVAKHSAAHRTALGVTVRDGHLVATVDDDGVGGAHVAKGSGLAGLQQRLAGVEGTLTVSSPTGGPTRLVASIPLPDNGNGNGSSDGNGKRG; this is encoded by the coding sequence GTGATCGAGAACCCTCCCCGTCCCCGGGTGCCCCTGCTGCGGCGGTTCGCCCACGACAACGCCTTCGTGGTCTCCGGCCTCGGGCTGGGCGTGGCGGGGCTGGTCGTGGTCGTCACGGGCGTGTCGCTGGCGGCGGGGCTGCTCGTGCTGTGGGTGGGCGTGCCGGTCCTGGCCGGGACGCTCCTGGCCGCCCGGGGCCTGGCCCACGTGCAGCGCGACCAGCTGCGCCACCGCCTCCACCGCGCCGCGCCCACCCCCACCTACCTGCGCGCCGCGCCGGGCGCGGGGCGGGTGCGCCGCTGGCTGACCCCGCTGCAGGACCCGCAGTCGTGGTTCGACGCGGCGTGGGCCCTGCTGGCCTTCGTGACCGGCACCGTCGCGTTCGTCGTGGTCGTGACGTGGTGGGCGGTGTGCCTGGGCGGGCTGACGTACTGGTCCTGGCAGCAGTGGCTGCCCGAGGGCGGCACGACCGTCGCCGGGCTCCTGGGCTGGGGGTCGGACCAGCGCACCGAGTCGCTGCTGCACCTGGGGATCGGCGTCGTCGCGACGCTGCTGCTGCCGTGGGTGCTGCGCGGGTGCGCGGCCCTGCACGGCGGGGTCGCCGACGTCCTGCTGTGCAGCCGCGCCCGCCTGCAGTCCGACGTGCAGCGCGTCGTGGACTCCCGCGCCGCGGCCCGCGGCGCGGAGGCGCAGTCGCTGCGCCGCCTCGAACGGGACCTGCACGACGGCCCCCAGCAGGGCGTGGTCCGGCTGGCGCTGGACATCAGCCGCGCCCGCCGGCAGCTGACCACCGACCCCGACCGCGCCGGGCGGATCCTCGACGAGGCCCTCGTGCGGGCGCGGGGCACCACCGAGGAGCTGCGCGCGCTCAGCCGCGGCATCGCCCCGCCGCTGCTGGTGGACCGCGGCCTGGCCGCGGCCCTCGGGGAACTGCTGCAGCGCAGCCCCATCCCCACGACCTGCACGCTGGACGTCCCCGAGGACCTGCCTCCGCACGTGGAGACCGCGGTCTACTTCGCCGTGGCCGAGGCCCTGACGAACGTCGCCAAGCACTCCGCCGCGCACCGCACCGCGCTGGGGGTCACCGTCCGCGACGGCCACCTCGTCGCCACGGTCGACGACGACGGCGTCGGCGGGGCCCACGTCGCCAAGGGCAGCGGGCTGGCCGGGCTGCAGCAGCGCCTGGCGGGGGTGGAGGGGACGCTGACGGTGAGTTCCCCCACCGGCGGCCCGACGCGCCTGGTCGCCTCGATCCCGCTGCCGGACAACGGCAACGGCAACGGCAGCAGCGACGGCAACGGGAAGAGGGGCTGA